Proteins encoded in a region of the Cygnus olor isolate bCygOlo1 chromosome 4, bCygOlo1.pri.v2, whole genome shotgun sequence genome:
- the SHROOM3 gene encoding protein Shroom3 isoform X2, translating to MRMLDNINTGISSSEPSIARKGRYIYLEALLQGGAPWGFTLKGGLEHGEPLIISKIEEGGKADSLPSKLQAGDEVVNINEVELSSSRREAISLVKGSYKKLKLVVRRDTHAAKGCTNLSPSPLRPDRVSTDFQPSKTAWSGGVKLRLKTRRSETPGRPHSWHSTKLAENQPDPSMMQISQGTLGIPWHQSYHSSSSTSDLSGYEHGYLRRSPDQYSSQGSMESLEHSSPGYHPCHLSPAKSTNSIDQLSHLHSKRDSAYSSFSTNSSIPEYPAPPFSKEHSCSTDSMHSRGGLQEGMRQADIRYVKTVYDAQRGISEEYEVKSSALLPSCEARASLDGRSHGRLHGFSRNNAAPSWAQPAQGSSDSESQPPKGPPLPPARSDSYAAIRHHERPSSCSGLDLNKSGRTQPKGAWPPLVSTLSQGPLLKSHFGEGHLHTVVEKSPESSPTVKPKQSYSQPGQPLLPTGVYPVPSPEPHYAQVPQPSTSNNGTVYPALAKESGYSPSLPVSYDKGAASSTLGFDENGNQSTANRSTIFYQPLAAERKHDATAKLVQQKPPNAAGPEVYLSTSRKEELFSPYKVAHSSRDSTSTAQASKHSLQAPQPQPRDAGERRSPYQPREDWVAESQEDKNGNTQINERDAAAHHQWGHSKAKQYGFSSLQNIAESARRQSSSEVKETQPGEGYSNTKLSFLNSGSKEEKDQRGQGPKQWSDADPQAFARQEEEGASVAPFHAAEPKYEEPPSPQHQKTSDFGRSRLSSSSTQSAPYGKPDPIKSRCSVLEKVSKFEQREQSTHRPHSAGVPSFGQHYGPSRVSQPSGTKCSLNSLEDTRSKLSSREPIQLLGELGRVSSPSVRNGNSDEAHWHSVELQMAASAKQTRSSEYYSPSPENEVQTRAAQLPRSKSTFQLGGEPEKEVLWKDNIQDAHGSQLDTPFNRAYRNSIKDAQSRVLRATSFRRISPPFGSTPKRTTQRPASAHVGMRSTATSPHTPKERHSVTPTEGSLSALDYTKTQHVLRIGGRKRLTAEQKKRSYSEPDKMNEVGISDGEPSPFSFQKKSLHFVFPENTVADRRKIFEREGKASSTASLSKPELKQLQQNALADYIERKTGKRLSSQDVGLLRERSHSSYLQSGGPDSQSLSSASSMNSLQDQNLYRRRESVERIGRTGRMSSTLPPGLMGCFDVSGDEQKKGHREGLVTSRPKTDRCWDYRAKTELTKGTQTDPLGLQGQPCFGKQEQGFETPSTRKSGKSVSVEDLLDRYDNQQRKVCVPVHTRSRSSPTADKKHQDLLRRESSEFGAMVRDPFYVISAGARSFSKKERSHSEKMAFPSYYPHPLHGSEVATRSSTVTESHKTSESSRQDIRTSAFVPSPTEARSHYPEQKQGFKPMFLPLNPYASGRSSPTTPTQTPSDFLTAEDGQALRQHHAKRDALPPESSGTTQAQSLDAVQDRSPESPAEEIMWRRKAGLLHRSLPAKVIWAHSVKENSSPPALVSPPAAGPKFSQRWQSLPTQSSTSSDPETPSPQGTTHLRISESCLQLTPPPLLQDDEDDEVFVMSSQPGVIPPPFSPPPPPLLPPELRSCTSVNGTEEFPPPPPRVALEGYGAAGDKSTRLPEEDKVSFRSFPKALAKREITGLGTNISEKNWSFSSPASKRTSSPPAVDKQHQLPASSEGPQSSDRQPTTQPDSNHREPAVNTGESEKGSPDSGTLSTAPPVKTKKKSPEDLKSEALAKEIVHKDKSLADILDPDSKMKTTMDLMEGLFPSGTSLLKENNMKRKMTQKKSSRTAAEDNTREEKEAPVTLVTCPAYYNVSAPKAELLNKIKDLPEEAGEEEELLDINEKKAELIGSLTHKLEVLKEAKEGLLADIKMNNALGEEVELLISELCKPNEFDKYKMFIGDLDKVVNLLLSLSGRLARVENVLSSLGENANSEERSSLNEKRKLLAGQHEDARELKENLDRRERVVLEILGNYLSEEQLQDYQHFVKMKSALLIEQRELDDKIKLGQEQLKCLMESLPTDFTPRDATAAAALAAALATSAGVGGKTLPVVSSSL from the exons CTCCTCGACCAGCGATCTCTCTGGTTACGAGCATGGCTATCTGAGGAGAAGTCCTGACCAATACAGTTCCCAGGGCAGCATGGAAAGCCTGGAGCACTCCTCCCCTGGCTACCACCCTTGTCACCTGTCCCCAGCCAAATCCACCAACAGCATCGACCAGCTCTCCCACCTCCACAGCAAGAGAGACTCAGCCTACAGCTCCTTCTCCACCAACTCCAGCATCCCTGAGTACCCCGCTCCACCGTTCAGCAAGGAGCACTCCTGCTCCACAGACAGCATGCACTCCCGGGGCGGCCTGCAGGAGGGGATGAGGCAGGCTGACATCAGGTACGTCAAGACAGTCTACGACGCCCAGCGAGGGATCTCCGAGGAGTACGAGGTGAAATCCTCTGCCTTGCTTCCCAGCTGCGAGGCCCGGGCCTCGCTGGACGGTCGCAGCCATGGCAGGCTCCACGGCTTCAGCCGGAACAatgcagctccctcctgggCGCAGCCAGCCCAGGGCTCCTCGGACAGTGAGAGCCAGCCCCCCAAGGGACCTCCCTTGCCTCCTGCTCGCAGCGACAGCTATGCAGCCATCAGGCATCACGAGAGGCCCAGCTCATGCTCCGGCCTTGATCTGAACAAATCCGGCCGAACTCAGCCAAAAGGGGCCTGGCCTCCGCTTGTCAGCACCCTCTCCCAGGGGCCGCTGCTCAAGAGCCACTTTGGAGAAGGGCACTTGCACACGGTGGTGGAGAAGAGCCCGGAAAGCAGCCCCACAGTGAAGCCCAAGCAGAGCTATTCCCAGCccgggcagcccctgctgcctACAGGGGTCTACCCGGTGCCTTCCCCAGAGCCACACTACGCCCAGGTGCCCCAGCCTTCCACAAGCAATAACGGGACGGTTTATCCAGCTCTGGCCAAAGAAAGTGGCTACTCTCCGTCTCTTCCCGTCTCATACGACAAaggtgcagccagcagcacgcTGGGCTTTGATGAGAATGGAAACCAAAGCACTGCAAACAGATCGACCATCTTCTACCAGCCCCTGGCCGCTGAGAGAAAGCACGATGCCACAGCTAAGCTTGTCCAGCAAAAACCTCCTAACGCAGCAGGCCCAGAAGTCTACCTGAGCACATCGAGGAAGGAGGAGTTGTTTTCACCTTACAAGGTGGCGCACAGCAGCCGAGACAGCACAAGTACTGCCCAGGCCTCCAAACACAGTTTGCaagccccgcagccccagccgAGGGATGCTGGTGAGAGAAGAAGCCCTTACCAGCCCAGAGAGGACTGGGTGGCTGAGTCCCAGGAGGACAAAAATGGCAACACGCAGATAAACGAGAGAGACGCTGCCGCTCACCACCAGTGGGGTCACAGCAAGGCCAAGCAGTACGGCTTCTCCTCCTTGCAGAACATCGCAGAGAGCGCCAGGAGGCAAAGCAGCTCTGAGGTAAAGGAGACACAGCCGGGTGAGGGTTATTCCAACACCAAGCTGTCCTTCTTGAACAGCGGCAGCAAAGAGGAGAAGGATCAGAGGGGACAGGGGCCCAAACAGTGGAGTGACGCAGACCCGCAGGCCTTTGcgaggcaggaggaagagggcGCGAGCGTGGCCCCGTTCCATGCTGCCGAGCCAAAATACGAAGAGCCCCCTTCGCCGCAGCACCAGAAAACCTCTGATTTTGGGAGGAGCCGGCTCAGTTCTAGCAGCACCCAGAGTGCTCCCTACGGAAAACCAGACCCCATCAAGTCCCGCTGCTCTGTACTGGAGAAGGTCAGCAAGTTTGAGCAGCGAGAGCAAAGCACTCACCGGCCCCACAGTGCCGGCGTTCCCAGCTTCGGCCAGCACTACGGGCCCAGCAGGGTGAGCCAGCCCTCCGGCACAAAGTGCTCTCTGAACAGCCTGGAGGACACGCGCAGCAAGCTCAGCTCCCGTGAGCCCATCCAGCTGCtcggggagctgggcagggtCTCCAGCCCCTCTGTCAGGAATGGGAATTCGGACGAGGCTCACTGGCACTCCGTGGAGCTGCAGATGGCAGCTTCGGCGAAGCAGACGAGGTCCAGCGAATACTACAGCCCGTCTCCTGAAAATGAGGTGCAAACAAGGGCAGCTCAGCTGCCGCGGAGCAAAAGCACGTTCCAGCTGGGAGGGGAGCCTGAGAAGGAAGTCCTCTGGAAGGATAACATCCAGGATGCCCACGGGTCGCAGCTGGACACACCGTTCAACAGGGCCTACAGGAACAGCATTAAAGACGCTCAGTCCCGGGTGCTGAGGGCCACCTCCTTCCGCCGCATCAGCCCCCCCTTTGGGAGCACACCCAAGAGGACAACCCAGCGGCCTGCCTCGGCCCACGTGGGCATGAGGAGCACAGCAACATCTCCCCACACCCCGAAGGAGAGGCACAGCGTGACGCCGACGGAAGGCAGCCTCTCTGCCCTCGACTACACCAAGACACAGCACGTCTTGCGCATCGGGGGCCGGAAGCGGCTGACCGCGGAGCAGAAGAAGCGGTCTTACTCGGAGCCAGACAAGATGAACGAGGTGGGCATCTCCGATGGGGAGCCGTCGCCTTTCTCCTTCCAGAAGAAAAGCCTCCATTTTGTCTTCCCAGAGAACACAGTGGCTGACAGGCGTAAGATCTTTGAAAGGGAGGGCAAAGCTTCTTCCACGGCCAGCCTCTCTAAGCCCGAGCTcaagcagctccagcagaaCGCCCTCGCTGACTACATCGAGCGCAAAACAGGGAAGCGGCTGTCCTCGCAGGATGTCGGGCTGCTCAGGGAGCGCTCCCACAGCTCCTACCTGCAGTCAGGCGGCCCAGACAGCCAGAGcctttcctctgcctccagcaTGAATTCCCTCCAGGACCAGAACCTCTATCGCCGCAGAGAGTCGGTAGAGCGGATAGGCAGGACGGGGCGGATGTCTTCTACCCTTCCTCCCGGGCTCATGGGCTGCTTCGATGTGAGCGGAGATGAGCAGAAGAAAGGGCACCGGGAAGGCTTGGTCACGAGCCGACCCAAAACAGACAGGTGCTGGGATTACAGGGCCAAAACGGAGCTCACCAAAGGCACGCAGACAGACCCTCTGGGCCTGCAGGGCCAGCCTTGCTTTgggaagcaggagcagggcttcGAAACACCCTCCACCAGGAAATCTGGGAAATCAGTGTCTGTGGAAGATTTGCTCGACAGGTACGACAATCAGCAGAGGAAGGTGTGTGTCCCCGTGCACACGCGTTCCAGATCGTCTCCCACAGCGGATAAGAAACACCAG GACCTGCTGAGAAGGGAAAGCAGTGAATTTGGCGCCATGGTGAGAGATCCTTTCTACGTGATCAGCGCAGGAGCCAG GTCtttcagcaagaaagaaagaagccacTCTGAAAAAATGGCGTTTCCAAGTTATTATCCCCATCCACTCCATGGTAGCGAGGTTGCCACCAGGTCCTCCACAGTGACCGAGAGCCATAAGACCTCAGAATCTTCCAGGCAAGATATCAGGACTTCTGCATTTGTCCCATCTCCAACAGAGGCAAGGAGTCATTATCCAGAGCAAAAGCAAGGCTTTAAACCCATGTTCCTTCCTCTTAATCCATATGCATCCGGCCGGTCCTCACCTACTACGCCCACACAGACTCCCTCAGACTTTCTGACTGCAGAGGATGGCCAGGCTCTGAGACAGCACCATGCCAAACGAGATGCTCTTCCCCCTGAGAGCAGTGGTACTACACAGGCACAGTCTCTGGATGCTGTTCAGGATAGATCCCCTGAGTCTCCTGCAGAAGAAATCatgtggagaagaaaagcagggctgctgcacagATCCCTCCCAGCCAAGGTGATATGGGCTCATTCAGTCAAAGAAAACAGCTCACCACCTGCTCTGGtgtctcctccagcagctgggccaAAGTTCTCCCAGAGGTGGCAGTCCCTTCCGACACAGAGCAGCACTTCTTCTGACCCAGAGACTCCTTCTCCCCAGGGGACAACCCACCTCCGGATCTCGGAGTCGTGCCTGCAGCTCACGCCCCCGCCATTGCTGCAGGACGATGAAGACGACGAGGTGTTTGTCATGTCTTCCCAGCCCGGGGTCATCCCTCCACCCTTCTCACCCCCACCGCcaccccttcttcctcctgagCTGAGGTCTTGCACTTCTGTGAATGGCACAGAGGAattcccacctcctcccccacGGGTGGCACTTGAGGGGTATGGGGCAGCTGGAGACAAATCCACCAGGCTCCCAGAGGAGGACAAAGTGAG CTTCAGAAGCTTTCCCAAAGCCCTGGCCAAGAGGGAGATAACAGGGTTGGGCACGAATATCAGTGAAAAGAATTGGTCCTTCTCATCGCCTGCATCAAAGAGGACTAGTTCTCCACCTGCTGTGGATAAGCAGCACCAGTTACCTGCTTCTTCTGAAGGGCCTCAAAGCTCTGATAGACAGCCCACAACTCAACCTGATAGCAACCACAGAGAGCCAGCAGTTAACACCGGAGAGTCAGAAAAGGGCAGCCCAGACTCCGGGACactcagcacagctcctccggtgaagacaaagaaaaagagccCAGAGGATCTTAAGTCAGAGGCTCTAGCGAAGGAGATCGTCCATAAAGACAAGTCTCTGGCTGATATCCTGGATCCAGACTCCAAAATGAAGACAACCATGGACTTAATGGAAGGGCTTTTCCCTAGTGGAACCAGCTTGCTGAAGGAGAACAacatgaaaaggaagatgacaCAGAAGAAATCtagcaggacagcagcagaagaTAACAC gagagaagaaaaggaagctcCTGTAACTCTGGTCACCTGCCCTGCTTATTACAATGTTTCAGCACCCAAAGCAGAACTGCTGAATAAAATCAAAGACTTGCCAGAAGaagcaggggaggaagaggagctgctggaCATCAATGAGAAGAAG GCTGAGCTCATCGGGAGCTTGACCCACAAACTGGAAGTCCTGAAGGAAGCCAAGGAAGGCCTGCTTGCAGACATTAAGATGAATAATGCTCTTGGAGAGGAGGTGGAGCTGTTGATCAGCGAGCTATGCAAACCAAACGAGTTTGACAAATACAAGATGTTCATTGGCGATTTAGATAAGGTGGTGAacctcctgctctccctctcAGGACGCCTGGCCCGGGTTGAGAATGTTCTGAGTAGCTTAGGGGAAAATGCCAACAGTGAAGAGCGG AGTTCTCTGAACGAGAAGAGGAAACTGCTGGCTGGCCAGCACGAAGACGCCCGGGAACTGAAGGAAAACCTTGACCGTCGAGAACGGGTGGTCTTGGAGATCCTGGGCAACTACCTCTCTGAGGAGCAGCTCCAGGACTACCAGCACTTTGTAAAGATGAAGTCCGCACTCCTCATAGAGCAGCGAGAGCTAGACGATAAAATCAAACTGGGTCAGGAACAGCTCAAGTGCCTGATGGAAAGCCTCCCCACAGACTTCACACCCAGGGATGCAACGGCAGCAGCTGCCCTAGCTGCAGCACTTGCTACCTCCGCCGGGGTCGGTGGTAAAACGCTTCCAGTGGTCTCATCCTCACTCTAA